In one window of Desulfovibrio sp. UCD-KL4C DNA:
- a CDS encoding diguanylate cyclase: MNKDSLFKDGICLTPQDLIRYEHTLKDLINEFLPFDSYSLYFPKPTGGSQQSLATRYNQEEKHLMLPLKLQGRNLCYFIARGVNLKAPKTVPRYLEALATSALEKILLYKISITDSLTGMATREHFMVKLVKELDLIQNCMMPAPRGCKDPGIPTFSGSVGVVVLDLDNFQRVNDRYGYTLGDSIVAEVGRAVCDAAFESVVCARLFEDKFAFLIPDGRPKVCAQLAEKMREIVERLHVEDPVTGDILRISTSAGFANYPQSLSGPHFKRSATEQGRILMRKAAKAIATAKDFGRNCVFAYSDILQKGGKVLEILPLQRVALSIGQSVDAREGGRFLVWSPDYQAGTQVQLTEDERITGSYPTMYKAEVVIIEVQEEIAFAEILHLSDTAWPVTAGDRLTLLDEKDSFFDAQAGPETSATPQRDMVTGLFRYKEFIGRYSRLRQNMDKFSVAVIRLAAGVTDQGGNFQKITDAEVQKIASRAENIFEIDHTGGRYSLNSLIYFFPKQDSDSVMEIILKLVRECEADFDIALSAGVASFPFLNYRRSEILDNCRKGLDHAMMMEKPMVAQFDSVSLNIAGDRLYVDGDIYGAVEEFRLALLADSDNILARNSLGICYAQLGKPEQARKQFEQVLEITPSNIMALYNLGWACQMLGNREEARSAYERCLKLEPGNVFSLVRLGVLAEHDIGLDEAEQFYLKASELKGGDSLTMRHLARISYARQDMEKAREYLHLALNANHNDAYAMNLLARLYLESGEDPQIAEVLARQSAALKPGKEEFWETLAAALEVQGKESEAEQVRSRI; this comes from the coding sequence ATGAACAAGGATAGCCTTTTTAAAGATGGAATATGTCTGACTCCGCAAGATCTGATCCGGTATGAGCACACTCTTAAGGATCTGATTAATGAGTTTCTCCCTTTTGACTCCTATAGTCTTTATTTTCCTAAGCCTACAGGAGGAAGTCAACAGTCTCTTGCTACGCGCTATAATCAAGAAGAAAAGCATTTGATGCTACCTTTGAAGCTTCAAGGGCGTAACCTCTGTTACTTTATAGCCAGAGGCGTAAACCTCAAAGCTCCCAAAACTGTTCCTCGATACCTTGAAGCCTTAGCAACAAGTGCTCTAGAAAAGATACTTCTCTATAAAATTTCTATTACAGACAGCCTTACAGGAATGGCTACCCGTGAACATTTCATGGTTAAGCTGGTTAAGGAATTGGATCTCATCCAAAATTGCATGATGCCTGCTCCAAGAGGATGTAAAGATCCAGGCATCCCGACTTTCAGCGGGTCTGTTGGGGTTGTTGTTCTTGATCTTGATAACTTCCAGCGTGTCAATGATCGATACGGATATACATTAGGTGATTCGATTGTAGCAGAAGTCGGCAGAGCCGTTTGTGATGCAGCATTCGAATCAGTAGTCTGCGCTCGTCTTTTTGAAGATAAATTTGCATTTCTTATTCCTGACGGCAGACCCAAGGTCTGTGCACAGCTTGCGGAAAAAATGCGTGAAATTGTCGAGCGGCTTCATGTCGAGGACCCTGTAACAGGGGACATCTTAAGAATAAGCACCAGTGCAGGGTTTGCAAACTATCCTCAGAGTTTATCTGGGCCTCATTTTAAACGTAGCGCGACCGAGCAGGGCAGAATACTTATGCGTAAGGCGGCTAAAGCCATTGCCACCGCGAAAGATTTCGGTCGAAACTGTGTTTTTGCTTATTCAGATATTTTACAGAAAGGTGGTAAGGTTCTTGAGATTCTTCCCCTACAGCGTGTTGCGCTCAGCATTGGTCAGAGCGTTGATGCCAGAGAGGGTGGAAGATTTCTTGTATGGTCGCCGGATTATCAGGCTGGTACTCAGGTTCAACTTACTGAAGATGAGAGAATCACTGGTTCTTACCCTACTATGTACAAGGCTGAAGTTGTAATTATTGAAGTTCAAGAAGAGATTGCATTTGCTGAAATTCTTCACTTAAGTGATACGGCGTGGCCTGTAACTGCCGGTGATAGACTGACGTTGCTTGACGAGAAAGATAGTTTTTTTGATGCACAGGCAGGTCCGGAAACTTCGGCTACCCCTCAGCGTGATATGGTGACTGGTCTTTTCCGTTATAAAGAATTTATAGGACGTTACAGTCGCTTGAGACAGAATATGGATAAGTTTTCTGTTGCAGTGATAAGGCTTGCAGCAGGGGTCACTGATCAGGGTGGAAATTTTCAAAAAATAACCGACGCGGAAGTTCAAAAAATAGCATCAAGAGCTGAGAATATTTTTGAAATTGATCATACCGGCGGCAGGTACAGTCTAAACAGCCTTATTTATTTTTTTCCAAAGCAGGATTCTGATTCTGTTATGGAAATAATTCTGAAACTTGTCCGAGAGTGCGAAGCTGATTTTGACATTGCTTTATCTGCAGGAGTCGCTTCTTTCCCATTTCTGAATTATAGGCGCAGTGAAATTTTAGATAACTGTCGTAAAGGTCTCGATCATGCAATGATGATGGAAAAACCTATGGTTGCGCAGTTTGATTCTGTTTCTCTCAATATCGCTGGTGACAGGCTTTATGTTGATGGTGATATTTATGGAGCAGTAGAGGAGTTCAGGCTGGCTCTTCTGGCTGATTCCGACAATATCTTAGCGCGTAATTCTCTCGGTATCTGTTATGCTCAACTTGGCAAGCCGGAGCAGGCACGTAAACAGTTTGAACAGGTTCTCGAAATAACTCCCAGTAATATAATGGCTCTTTATAATCTGGGGTGGGCCTGTCAGATGTTAGGTAACCGTGAAGAGGCGAGAAGTGCTTACGAACGTTGCCTTAAGCTTGAACCGGGCAATGTTTTTAGCCTTGTGAGGCTTGGAGTACTGGCAGAACATGATATCGGACTTGATGAGGCAGAACAGTTTTATCTAAAGGCTTCGGAGCTTAAGGGAGGGGACTCTCTTACCATGAGGCATCTGGCAAGAATTTCTTACGCGCGTCAGGATATGGAAAAAGCGCGCGAGTATTTGCATCTGGCTCTTAACGCCAATCATAATGATGCTTATGCAATGAACCTTTTAGCCCGCCTTTATCTGGAAAGTGGTGAAGACCCGCAGATTGCCGAGGTCCTTGCCCGCCAAAGCGCAGCGCTTAAACCAGGAAAAGAAGAATTCTGGGAAACTCTTGCTGCTGCTCTTGAAGTTCAAGGTAAAGAGTCAGAGGCTGAGCAGGTCCGCTCAAGAATTTAA
- a CDS encoding lytic transglycosylase domain-containing protein has translation MSRILIVLYLIVCGTITFLLFIPINKEREFSHTFRHDVQQRVKLGSREHVSVLPLFNQVAQEFSLQPEILRAIAEYESGYNPWALNIEGRSIYPESKEEALDVLKKNRIKSYDIGLMQVNSFWLRKFDLNVTKAIEPEENVRLGAWILRYCLDRYGYNWRAIGAYHTGSPDKLPDRSKEYAVRVMQKYKKLLDKTHSKEK, from the coding sequence GTGTCAAGAATTTTAATCGTATTATACCTTATTGTATGCGGTACAATTACGTTTCTTTTGTTTATTCCTATTAATAAAGAAAGAGAATTTTCTCATACTTTCAGGCATGATGTTCAGCAGCGCGTAAAATTAGGAAGTCGTGAGCATGTCTCAGTGCTTCCTCTTTTTAATCAAGTTGCTCAGGAATTTTCTCTGCAACCTGAAATCCTTCGCGCTATCGCCGAGTACGAAAGCGGTTATAATCCGTGGGCCTTAAACATAGAAGGACGTAGCATTTATCCTGAATCAAAAGAAGAAGCTCTTGATGTTTTGAAAAAAAATAGGATTAAAAGTTATGATATAGGTTTGATGCAAGTTAATTCTTTTTGGCTTAGAAAATTCGATCTTAATGTTACTAAGGCTATTGAACCTGAAGAAAATGTCAGACTAGGTGCTTGGATTTTGAGGTATTGTCTGGACCGATACGGGTATAACTGGCGTGCAATCGGTGCATATCATACAGGATCACCTGATAAGCTTCCTGATCGTTCCAAAGAATACGCTGTTAGGGTCATGCAAAAGTATAAAAAATTACTTGATAAAACTCATTCAAAAGAAAAGTGA
- a CDS encoding CheR family methyltransferase: MNDSLSDNKIDLLSQLVRKVYGLKFSHDRWEDLKSAIVKVTNATAKFKSAEDCLDHLLSPNVDEEYFEIFINQLTIGETYFFRDPVTLNALEQDVLHEKRGKGSGRHGAVRVWSVACATGEEPYSIAIMCHRSNVRCEIFGTDVDSEALQKASEGNYRKWSFRIESNNFKKIYFKSDNPNFFQLDKTIKNMVSFSRLNLIGEALPSYLWGMDIVLCRNVLIYFSEDGVRLVLDKIWESLNWDGWLVVTPSESALITAYGKFEPVNIGATLIFRKNEKYNSQKYNETLSNFYNNELNQCPASETEEDIEFDELMLENEELTFCTPEPDLLYSDSTEPIIPSDLVDISVETSSQSNFCNPVEEARALRKRGDYAAALSCLQEALESNLPRNVAAKVLFAIAEIKADSGLLDEAVNWCIKAIEIDRVAPSPHFLLGQIKMSEGDLAGAQAELRKAIFLDSSFVMAHFVLGNIYLSQKNNSAAARHFSISLQEVEKIDKNTAIPHSDGITAGRLAEMIKLVKNNIV, from the coding sequence ATGAATGATTCTCTTTCTGATAATAAAATTGATCTTCTGTCCCAGCTTGTCAGAAAAGTTTACGGGCTCAAATTTTCTCACGACAGATGGGAAGATTTGAAATCCGCAATTGTAAAAGTAACAAATGCTACAGCTAAATTTAAATCAGCTGAAGATTGCCTTGATCATCTCTTGTCGCCTAATGTTGATGAAGAATATTTTGAAATTTTTATCAATCAACTGACCATTGGCGAAACATATTTTTTCCGTGACCCAGTAACTCTTAATGCTTTAGAACAGGATGTTCTGCATGAAAAAAGAGGTAAGGGGAGCGGTAGACATGGCGCCGTTCGCGTTTGGTCTGTTGCATGTGCTACAGGGGAGGAGCCATATTCTATTGCAATAATGTGTCACCGGTCTAATGTGCGCTGTGAAATATTCGGAACCGATGTAGACAGTGAAGCTTTACAGAAAGCGTCTGAAGGAAATTATCGCAAATGGTCTTTCCGGATAGAATCCAATAATTTTAAAAAGATATATTTCAAATCAGACAATCCCAATTTTTTCCAACTGGATAAAACAATTAAAAACATGGTCAGTTTTTCCAGATTAAACCTTATCGGTGAAGCTCTTCCTTCTTATTTGTGGGGTATGGATATTGTTCTGTGCCGGAATGTGTTGATCTATTTTTCAGAAGATGGTGTCCGGCTTGTTCTGGATAAAATTTGGGAAAGCCTTAATTGGGATGGTTGGCTAGTTGTTACCCCAAGTGAATCCGCGTTAATAACCGCTTATGGAAAATTTGAACCTGTTAATATCGGGGCTACCCTTATTTTTAGGAAGAATGAAAAATATAATTCACAAAAATATAATGAAACTCTGAGTAATTTTTATAATAATGAATTAAATCAATGTCCAGCCAGTGAGACCGAAGAAGATATTGAATTTGATGAGTTAATGCTTGAAAATGAAGAGTTGACCTTTTGTACCCCTGAGCCTGATTTGCTTTATTCTGACTCCACTGAACCTATTATTCCATCTGATTTGGTGGATATTTCGGTTGAAACTTCTTCACAATCAAACTTTTGTAACCCTGTTGAAGAGGCGCGTGCTCTTAGAAAGCGTGGTGACTACGCAGCGGCGCTGTCTTGCCTCCAAGAAGCTCTTGAGAGCAATCTGCCACGTAATGTTGCGGCAAAGGTTCTTTTTGCCATTGCGGAAATAAAGGCAGATTCCGGTTTGCTGGATGAAGCTGTGAACTGGTGCATAAAAGCAATTGAAATCGACCGGGTTGCGCCTTCACCTCATTTTTTGCTGGGGCAAATCAAGATGTCTGAAGGTGATTTAGCTGGAGCCCAAGCTGAGCTGCGTAAAGCAATATTTTTAGATAGTAGTTTCGTAATGGCACATTTTGTTCTGGGTAATATTTATCTGTCTCAAAAGAATAATTCTGCTGCTGCACGTCATTTCAGCATTTCCTTGCAAGAAGTTGAAAAAATTGACAAGAATACGGCTATTCCGCATTCAGATGGAATAACAGCTGGAAGGCTTGCTGAGATGATAAAACTTGTAAAAAATAATATAGTTTAA
- the metK gene encoding methionine adenosyltransferase: MISSKGKYFFTSESVTEGHPDKVADQISDSILDALLTQDPNARVACETLVTTGMAFIAGEITTSGYADFQAIVRDTIREIGYVNSDMGFDADTCAVISSIDKQSVDIAQGVDRNSPESQGAGDQGMMFGFACKETETLMPAPIYWSHQLSRKLAEVRKTNVLDYLRPDGKTEVSFEYFNGKPVRIADVVIAAQHDDGIEQQQIYDDIKKEVVLATLPADMIDEKTHIYINTTGRFVIGGPMGDCGLTGRKIINDTYGGMGNHGGGAFSGKDPSKVDRSGAYMARYIAKNIVAAGLAERAEVQVAYAIGVAEPVSVLATSHGTGEVPDEVLTKAVKDVFDLRPWYISQRLDLRRPIYKDSACYGHFGRNNPNFTWEKTDAVADLRTACKI, from the coding sequence ATGATCAGCAGCAAAGGCAAGTACTTTTTTACCTCTGAATCCGTAACAGAAGGTCATCCAGATAAAGTGGCCGACCAGATTTCAGACTCAATCCTTGACGCCCTGTTAACTCAGGATCCAAATGCACGAGTCGCATGTGAAACTCTGGTAACCACCGGCATGGCTTTTATCGCCGGTGAAATTACTACAAGCGGATACGCCGACTTTCAGGCAATCGTTCGCGACACTATCCGTGAAATCGGATACGTAAACTCAGATATGGGTTTTGACGCTGACACTTGCGCAGTTATATCTTCTATCGACAAACAGTCTGTAGACATCGCACAGGGCGTTGACCGCAATTCCCCAGAAAGCCAGGGCGCCGGTGACCAGGGCATGATGTTCGGTTTCGCATGTAAAGAGACCGAAACTTTAATGCCTGCACCAATTTACTGGTCACACCAACTTTCACGCAAACTTGCTGAAGTCCGTAAAACAAATGTTCTCGACTATCTTCGTCCAGACGGAAAAACTGAAGTGTCTTTTGAATACTTCAACGGCAAACCAGTCCGCATTGCAGATGTTGTTATCGCAGCACAGCACGATGACGGCATCGAGCAGCAGCAGATTTATGACGACATCAAAAAGGAAGTCGTTTTAGCAACTCTTCCTGCTGATATGATTGATGAAAAGACTCACATTTACATCAACACCACAGGTCGTTTCGTTATCGGCGGCCCTATGGGTGACTGCGGCCTTACCGGTCGTAAAATTATCAACGACACATACGGCGGAATGGGTAACCACGGTGGTGGAGCTTTCTCAGGCAAAGACCCATCCAAAGTTGACCGTTCCGGTGCATACATGGCTCGCTACATTGCCAAAAATATAGTAGCTGCCGGACTTGCAGAACGTGCTGAAGTTCAGGTCGCTTACGCTATCGGTGTAGCAGAACCTGTATCCGTTCTGGCAACATCTCACGGAACTGGCGAAGTTCCAGATGAAGTTTTGACTAAAGCAGTCAAAGACGTATTCGACCTGCGCCCATGGTACATCTCACAGAGACTTGATCTTAGACGTCCTATCTATAAGGACTCCGCTTGTTACGGTCACTTCGGTCGCAACAACCCTAATTTCACTTGGGAAAAAACCGATGCAGTAGCTGACCTCAGAACCGCTTGCAAAATCTAA
- a CDS encoding ParB N-terminal domain-containing protein encodes MTDTQIYSFDPAEIDCCGEWLLYPSLLDDEFISSIKTVGQLVPVLLAKNGNKVVLLAGRSRVLAAEKLGLNVSGIFVDAREDISRALVHMEENRRRVIDDALKLTVFRFFHNRVSEEELSKRVASLLGIKYKDRELKLWFEWLRLPLEFDDILKSGKFPLAAVSILSKFSDDDKKAVLPYFEKLGWSRSNAVNFLTWLYETSRRDKKSVATLISEYDLSPVKENESPKDGVARLCKAAKQLRSPEYSKLLKTHETIVAEICTGTKWRVESAGNFETGEVLLQTRFKSREVLQKAVEDLNSIQKSGDWDKLFEIGRDK; translated from the coding sequence GTGACTGATACTCAAATATACAGTTTTGACCCAGCTGAAATAGACTGCTGCGGGGAATGGTTGCTTTACCCATCTTTATTAGATGACGAGTTTATCAGTTCTATAAAAACAGTAGGGCAGCTTGTACCTGTTCTCCTTGCAAAGAACGGAAATAAAGTTGTTCTTCTTGCCGGGAGATCAAGGGTTCTTGCCGCTGAAAAGCTAGGTTTGAATGTGTCGGGTATTTTTGTGGACGCCAGAGAAGATATTTCGCGGGCATTAGTTCATATGGAAGAGAACAGGAGACGAGTTATAGATGATGCTCTTAAGCTGACTGTTTTCAGATTTTTCCATAATCGTGTATCCGAAGAAGAACTGTCCAAACGAGTCGCGTCTCTTTTAGGCATAAAGTACAAGGATAGAGAATTAAAACTCTGGTTTGAATGGCTGCGGTTACCGTTGGAGTTTGATGACATTCTTAAGTCCGGTAAATTCCCTCTTGCGGCTGTATCAATCTTATCAAAATTTTCTGATGATGATAAAAAAGCTGTTTTACCTTATTTTGAAAAATTGGGTTGGTCCCGTTCAAATGCTGTAAATTTTTTAACATGGCTTTATGAGACCTCTAGAAGAGATAAAAAATCTGTAGCGACTCTAATATCAGAGTATGATCTGTCTCCTGTAAAAGAAAACGAATCTCCCAAAGATGGTGTTGCGCGTCTTTGCAAAGCTGCGAAACAGCTTCGCTCTCCAGAATATAGTAAACTTCTTAAAACTCATGAAACAATTGTCGCTGAAATTTGCACGGGTACAAAATGGCGGGTCGAATCTGCAGGTAATTTTGAAACAGGAGAAGTTCTGCTTCAAACCCGCTTCAAGTCGCGAGAAGTTTTGCAAAAGGCTGTTGAAGATTTGAATTCTATTCAAAAGTCAGGTGACTGGGATAAACTTTTTGAAATCGGCAGGGATAAGTAA
- the panC gene encoding pantoate--beta-alanine ligase, with product MKIITSPKELQQISRDLRRQGKTIALVPSMGYFHEGHLTLMEAAKKRADKVIVSLFVNPTQFGPGEDLDNYPQDLEKDASLAREKGVDILFTPQKSQMYFPDHSTWVEVPELAENLCAKSRPVHFRGVATVVTKLLMTALPDIAIFGEKDWQQLAIIKRMVRDLNIPVEIVGHPIVRNADGLALSSRNIYLTDDEKKLAPMLQKGLRTIKELADKGENDAKVLIEKLTKFYNDMIPGSKIDYIQIVHPENISIIDKVDGPALCAVAVRLGKARLIDNLLIRM from the coding sequence ATGAAAATTATTACAAGTCCAAAAGAACTACAACAAATAAGCCGAGACCTGCGCAGACAGGGTAAAACCATCGCATTGGTCCCCTCAATGGGATATTTTCATGAAGGCCATCTGACTTTGATGGAAGCAGCTAAAAAACGCGCTGACAAAGTTATCGTTTCACTTTTCGTCAACCCAACACAGTTTGGCCCTGGTGAAGACTTAGACAACTATCCGCAAGATCTTGAAAAAGATGCGAGCCTTGCCCGCGAAAAAGGTGTTGATATCCTTTTTACGCCTCAAAAAAGTCAAATGTATTTTCCTGACCATTCCACATGGGTCGAAGTACCAGAGCTGGCCGAAAATTTATGTGCCAAATCACGCCCGGTACATTTCCGAGGGGTGGCTACAGTTGTAACTAAACTTCTTATGACTGCACTACCTGACATAGCTATTTTCGGAGAAAAAGACTGGCAACAGCTCGCTATAATCAAACGAATGGTAAGAGATTTAAACATTCCGGTTGAAATTGTAGGACATCCGATTGTCCGCAACGCAGACGGTCTGGCTTTAAGCTCCCGTAACATATACCTGACCGACGATGAAAAAAAACTTGCCCCCATGCTCCAGAAAGGACTAAGGACAATCAAAGAACTAGCCGACAAGGGTGAAAACGATGCCAAGGTTCTTATAGAAAAACTTACTAAGTTCTATAATGATATGATACCCGGCAGCAAAATAGACTATATACAGATAGTCCATCCAGAAAATATCTCAATAATCGATAAAGTTGACGGTCCGGCATTATGTGCTGTGGCTGTCCGCTTAGGAAAAGCAAGATTAATAGACAACTTGCTAATTAGAATGTAA
- a CDS encoding radical SAM protein: MDKKIQIPSHLTGIEKIYVDRTMVDAPLTERVTGRLPDLPVEIVDPENFPHEALGEGQSLYLKEYKGKFLRFCPGTSYYHCCGYRIIHIGENCPMACSYCILQAYFQDKVLKVWANQEDLFAELGKAFSADPGARFRVGTGEFTDSLALEAVTGYSQDLIKFLGDYPNVCLELKSKVIDLSWMDSVKRTDRVLPAWSLNAPFVNEYEEFGVSTLKERLEAAKVCAEAGFKVCLHFDPIIRFEGWREGYAEIVDMIFDYLKPENIAYLSMGSFRHMPHLKPIIERNFPETTYIFDEFIVGNDNKMRLLRPLRVRQFKFIVDRLRKHGMDKQMYFCMESTENWQDVFGYTPKDLGGLGNHLMKQAFRE, translated from the coding sequence ATGGATAAGAAAATACAAATTCCATCACACCTGACAGGAATTGAAAAGATATATGTAGACCGGACTATGGTCGATGCTCCTTTGACAGAAAGAGTCACTGGGCGACTTCCAGATCTTCCTGTTGAAATAGTTGATCCTGAAAATTTCCCTCATGAAGCACTAGGTGAAGGGCAGTCGCTTTACCTTAAAGAATATAAAGGTAAATTCTTGAGGTTTTGCCCTGGCACAAGTTATTATCATTGCTGCGGATATCGTATTATTCATATCGGAGAAAACTGTCCGATGGCCTGTTCTTATTGTATTTTACAGGCATATTTTCAGGACAAAGTTTTGAAAGTCTGGGCTAATCAGGAAGATCTGTTTGCTGAACTCGGTAAAGCTTTTTCCGCTGATCCCGGGGCTAGATTTCGTGTTGGAACTGGAGAATTTACAGATTCGTTGGCACTTGAGGCTGTCACCGGGTATAGTCAAGATCTTATTAAATTTCTGGGAGATTACCCCAATGTATGTCTTGAACTTAAATCCAAGGTAATTGACCTTTCATGGATGGACAGTGTGAAAAGAACGGACCGAGTTCTGCCAGCGTGGTCTCTAAACGCTCCTTTTGTGAATGAATATGAAGAATTCGGTGTATCGACTTTGAAGGAAAGGCTCGAAGCTGCAAAAGTCTGCGCTGAAGCAGGATTTAAAGTGTGTTTGCATTTCGATCCGATTATTCGTTTTGAAGGTTGGCGTGAAGGGTATGCTGAAATTGTTGATATGATATTTGATTATTTAAAGCCTGAAAATATTGCTTACTTGAGCATGGGGTCTTTCAGGCATATGCCTCATTTAAAGCCAATAATTGAACGTAACTTTCCTGAAACAACTTATATTTTTGATGAATTTATTGTTGGTAATGATAACAAGATGCGTTTACTCAGACCGCTGCGTGTGCGCCAGTTTAAGTTTATAGTTGATAGACTTCGCAAGCATGGGATGGATAAGCAGATGTATTTTTGTATGGAATCGACCGAGAATTGGCAGGATGTATTTGGCTACACGCCTAAAGATCTGGGCGGACTTGGTAATCATCTGATGAAACAGGCTTTCAGAGAGTAA
- a CDS encoding chemotaxis protein CheW yields MKKNDTARYIQQEHDKELLKDRAVRLARKRTSDDSVIESVLSGNSKDYVQFSLGLDAYAFDTSVVKEVLETEDIVSVPCTPDFIIGVISVRGHICPVIDLRSFLGASGGSEQTLFSAVKKVLVLSSSEMSLAVLIDEITDVFSVLDDDIMPRTAGNAASDRFSVGTINAKIVVLDGAKLLNASELIVNEVVSGSMTIR; encoded by the coding sequence ATGAAAAAGAATGATACTGCGCGATATATCCAGCAGGAACATGATAAAGAGTTGCTTAAAGACAGAGCTGTAAGACTTGCCCGTAAGAGAACTTCTGATGATTCAGTTATAGAATCTGTCCTGAGCGGTAATTCGAAGGATTATGTTCAATTCAGTCTGGGGCTAGATGCTTATGCTTTTGATACATCTGTAGTAAAGGAAGTTCTGGAGACCGAAGATATAGTCTCTGTTCCGTGTACTCCAGATTTTATTATAGGAGTGATAAGCGTTCGCGGTCATATTTGTCCGGTTATTGATCTGCGGTCTTTTCTAGGTGCCTCAGGAGGGTCTGAGCAAACTTTGTTTTCCGCAGTAAAAAAGGTACTTGTCTTATCTTCTTCGGAAATGAGCTTAGCTGTTTTGATTGATGAAATTACGGATGTTTTTTCTGTTTTGGATGATGATATCATGCCGCGCACTGCAGGAAATGCCGCTTCTGATAGATTTTCTGTAGGAACAATCAATGCTAAAATTGTTGTACTGGACGGCGCAAAACTTTTGAATGCTTCGGAGCTTATTGTAAACGAGGTTGTCAGCGGATCAATGACTATTAGATGA
- a CDS encoding chemotaxis protein CheW produces the protein MNKNDYVIFKVDSCKFAVSSLLVDKVELAVSLTPVPDAPYPVLGVVSDGGTIVPVVGVRKKIGSEERDILLSDRLIFSRLGNRKIAILADEVNDVVEIPPKRSQDSSQIWPGVFYLKSFSGLGDDVILMQDLNSIFSTEQEKTLFEVLDALKEQGRTDTDE, from the coding sequence ATGAACAAGAATGATTACGTTATATTTAAAGTTGACTCCTGCAAGTTCGCTGTTTCTTCTCTTCTTGTAGATAAAGTTGAGTTGGCTGTTTCACTCACGCCTGTACCTGATGCTCCTTATCCTGTTTTAGGGGTTGTAAGCGATGGAGGAACAATTGTTCCTGTTGTCGGAGTTCGCAAAAAAATAGGCAGTGAAGAACGCGATATTTTGCTTTCAGATCGTTTAATTTTCAGCAGGCTTGGCAACAGGAAAATTGCCATTCTTGCGGATGAAGTAAACGATGTGGTTGAGATTCCTCCAAAAAGATCTCAGGATTCAAGTCAAATTTGGCCCGGTGTTTTTTATTTGAAGTCTTTTTCAGGTCTTGGGGATGATGTTATTCTGATGCAGGATCTTAATTCAATTTTTAGCACTGAACAGGAAAAGACTTTGTTTGAAGTTCTCGACGCACTGAAAGAACAGGGAAGAACTGATACGGATGAATGA